The proteins below come from a single Microtus ochrogaster isolate Prairie Vole_2 chromosome 8, MicOch1.0, whole genome shotgun sequence genomic window:
- the LOC101991097 gene encoding pancreatic lipase-related protein 2, with protein MGVSRYLFPSGEMLLCWTIGLLVATVTGKEVCYGHLGCFSNEKPWAGTLQRPSTALPWSPEAIDTKFLLYTNENPNNYQEISATDPATIKASNFQLNRKTRFVIHGFTDKGEGSWPVDICKSMFQVEKVNCICVDWRHGAKAEYTQAVYNTRVVGAEIAYLVQVLSTELNYSPKNVHLIGHSLGSHVAGEAGRRLEGRLGRITGLDPAEPCFQGLPEEVRLDPSDAMFVDVIHTDSKPMIPNLGFGMSQKVGHLDFFPNGGKEMPGCKKNTLSTIVDVNRIWQGVQDFIACNHLRSFMYYNSSILHPDGFLGFPCSSYEEFQKNGCFPCPNEGCPQMGHYADQFSGKTAAVEQTFFLNTGDTEDFARWRYKVSVKLSGAKKVNGYILVSLYGSNGNSKQYEIFRGSLTPDTLHVKDIDVDVNVGEIQMVKFSSPEMGASRITVQRGKDGKEYNFCSSSTVSEDALQSLYPC; from the exons ATGGGTGTCAGTAGATACCTGTTTCCATCAGGGGAGATGCTGCTCTGCTGGACCATCGGCCTTCTGGTGGCCACCGTCACAG GGAAAGAGGTTTGCTATGGACATCTGGGCTGCTTTTCCAATGAGAAGCCATGGGCAGGGACGCTTCAGCGGCCTTCGACGGCACTACCTTGGTCCCCAGAGGCCATCGATACCAAATTTCTTCTGTACACAAATGAAAATCCAAACAACTACCAA GAGATCTCTGCCACTGACCCAGCCACCATCAAGGCTTCCAACTTCCAACTGAACCGCAAGACACGGTTCGTCATCCATGGCTTCACAGACAAGGGAGAAGGTAGCTGGCCGGTTGACATATGCAAG aGTATGTTTCAAGTGGAGAAAGTGAACTGTATTTGCGTCGATTGGAGGCACGGCGCCAAGGCCGAATACACCCAAGCCGTCTACAACACTCGGGTTGTGGGCGCTGAGATTGCTTACTTAGTACAAGTACTGTCG ACAGAGCTGAATTACAGCCCAAAGAACGTGCATCTCATCGGCCACAGTCTGGGATCACACGTGGCTGGGGAAGCAGGCAGGAGACTTGAGGGTCGCTTGGGCAGGATCACAG GACTGGACCCTGCGGAGCCCTGTTTCCAAGGCCTGCCAGAGGAAGTCCGGCTGGACCCATCAGATGCCATGTTTGTAGATGTGATTCACACAGATAGTAAACCCATGATTCCCAACCTAG GTTTTGGGATGAGCCAGAAGGTGGGCCATCTGGATTTCTTTCCAAACGGAGGGAAGGAAATGCCTGGATGTAAGAAAAACACCCTTTCTACCATTGTTGATGTAAACAGAATATGGCAAG GAGTTCAAGACTTTATAGCCTGCAACCACCTGCGGAGCTTCATGTACTACAACAGCAGCATTCTCCACCCGGATGGCTTCCTGGGGTTCCCCTGCAGCTCCTATGAGGAGTTCCAGAAG AATGGCTGCTTCCCTTGTCCAAATGAAGGGTGCCCCCAAATGGGACACTATGCTGATCAATTTAGCGGGAAAACCGCTGCTGTGGAACAAACGTTCTTTCTGAACACAGGAGATACTGAGGACTTTGCTC GTTGGAGATACAAGGTGTCAGTCAAACTGTCTGGAGCAAAGAAAGTGAATGGGTACATCTTGGTCTCTCTGTATGGAAGTAACGGAAACTCTAAACagtatgaaattttcag AGGCTCCCTCACACCAGACACCTTACACGTGAAAGACATTGATGTGGATGTCAATGTTGGAGAAATCCAGATGGTTAAGTTCTCCAGTCCCGAGATGGGAGCTTCACGAATCACCGTGCAACGTGGTAAAGACGGAAAAGA GTACAACTTCTGTAGCAGCAGCACTGTGAGTGAAGATGCCTTGCAGTCTCTTTACCCTTGCTAG
- the C8H10orf82 gene encoding uncharacterized protein C10orf82 homolog, whose amino-acid sequence MESPETFMRKLPITPGYSGFIPWLSCQGSPNEDQMNHCVKAFQERTQRYKEQQQELNCCVARTPVLKPICSEDTVLWTLHDYAKKYHPLTLECKNVKKPLEEPPIPGWAGFLPRARVTEFGCATRYTIMARKCYEDFLELVEQAKRARRKPYDQIYSVSSAQPPDASPKVSQHHGLPPEHQDSSVPGQTSPGEDFRSPGTCGCAQWSSLSCSRNVYGEPPSSARKFAEG is encoded by the exons ATGGAGTCTCCTGAGACCTTCATGAGAAAATTGCCCATCACACCAGGATACAGTG GCTTCATACCATGGCTCAGTTGCCAAGGAAGCCCCAACGAGGACCAAATGAATCATTGTGTGAAAGCCTTCCAGGAGAGGACGCAGAGATAcaaggagcagcagcaggaactgAACTGCTGTGTGGCTCGCACCCCGGTCCTGAAGCCCATCTGCTCCGAGGACACAGTGCTGTGGACGCTGCATGATTATGCCAAGAAGTATCACCCCCTGACTCTGG AATGCAAGAATGTGAAAAAACCACTGGAGGAGCCCCCCATCCCTGGCTGGGCAGGCTTCTTACCCAGAGCCAGGGTCACTGAATTTGGCTGTGCCACAAGGTATACCATCATGGCCAGAAAGTGCTACGAGGACTTCCTGGAACTGGTAGAGCAGGCCAAGAGGGCACGACGGAAGCCTTATGATCA AATATATAGTGTGAGCTCCGCACAGCCTCCTGATGCGTCTCCAAAAGTCTCACAGCACCACGGCCTCCCACCTGAACACCAAGACTCCTCTGTGCCAG GTCAAACATCCCCAGGTGAGGACTTCCGATCTCCTGGAACCTGTGGCTGTGCTCAGTGGTCCAGTCTGTCATGCAGCAGGAATGTGTATGGGGAACCCCCATCCTCAGCAAGGAAATTTGCAGAGGGATAG